In Gammaproteobacteria bacterium (ex Lamellibrachia satsuma), a single genomic region encodes these proteins:
- the rplT gene encoding 50S ribosomal protein L20, translating to MPRVKRGVQAHARHKKVLDEAKGYYGARRKIYRVAKQAVIKAGQYAYRDRRQKKRQFRALWIARINAGARDNGLSYSRMINGLNIAEIEIDRKMLADLAVHDKPAFAALAEKAKAALSS from the coding sequence ATGCCAAGAGTTAAACGTGGTGTACAAGCACATGCCCGCCATAAGAAGGTGCTTGATGAAGCCAAGGGTTATTATGGAGCCCGTCGCAAAATTTACCGTGTTGCCAAGCAGGCCGTCATCAAGGCCGGTCAGTATGCTTATCGCGACCGCCGCCAGAAGAAACGCCAGTTTCGTGCCCTGTGGATCGCCCGTATCAACGCTGGTGCGCGTGACAACGGTCTTTCCTACAGCCGTATGATCAATGGTCTGAACATTGCCGAGATCGAGATCGATCGCAAGATGCTGGCCGATCTGGCCGTACACGACAAGCCGGCTTTTGCCGCGCTGGCAGAAAAGGCCAAGGCCGCTCTCTCCAGCTAA